AGGAGCGCCGCGCCTCCATCGAGGGTGGCATGGAGAAGGCCGAGGCCGCCCAGCGCGAGGCCGAGGCCGCCCTGGTCGAGTACAAGGCCCAGCTCGCCGACGCCCGCGCCGAGGCCGCCCGCATCCGCGAGGACGCCAAGAACCAGGGCGCGCAGATCCTGGCCGAGATGCGCGAGGAGGCCCAGGCCGAGTCCGCGCGGATCCGGTCCCAGGCCCACACCGCGATCGAGGCCGAGCGCACCCAGGTGGTCGCCCAGCTGCGCAGCGAGGTCGGTGGCCTGGCCACCACCCTCGCCGGTCGCATCGTGGGTGAGTCGCTGGACGACGACGAGCGTGCTCGTCGCACCGTCGAGCGCTTCCTGGTCGACCTCGAGTCCCAGCCGGCTGCCCAGCAGACGACGGCGGGGAGCGGTACGGCATGAGCCAGACCACCCGCGCCGAGGACACCCGGCTGTCCGTGCTGGACGGCGTGCTCGACGGCCAGCACGACGTGGCCGTCGCCTCCGACCTGTTCGCCGTGGTCGACCTGCTGGAGTCCCAGCCGGCCGTCCGGCGGGCGCTCACCGACCCGGGGCGGGCCGTCCGCTTCCGTCAGCAGCTGGCCACCAACCTGCTGCACGGCCGGGTCAGCGAGGCGGCGCTCGCCGTGGTCCGTGCGGCCACCGAGCACCGCTGGGCGTCCGGCTCGACCTTCGTCGCGGCGCTGGAGCGCCAGGGCGTGCGGGCCGAGCTGCGCGGGTCCGCCGGCGGGGGTGAGCTCGACGAGATCGAGGACGAGCTCTTCCGCTTCGGTCGCCTGGTCGCCTCCGACCAGGAGCTCCGCCACGCCGTCTCCGACCGCTCGCGGTCGCTGCAGGGGCGCCAGGAGCTCGTGGCGAGGTTGCTCGTGGGCAAGGTCCGTCCGGCCACCGCGGCACTCGCGGTGCGGGCGGTCAAGGGTCGGGAGCACAACTTCGACCGCACCCTGGACAGCTACCTCGAGCTCGCCGCCCAGACCCGGCAGCGGTCGGTGGCCACCGTGCGGGTGGCCCGTCCGCTGGACGACGACCAGGCCGCCCGGCTGCGGGCCGCGTTGTCGCGCCAGGCGGGCCGTGACGTGGCGATGCACGTCGTGGTGGATCCTGAGGTCCTGGGTGGTATCCGGGTCGAGCTCGGGGACGAGCTCATCGAGGGCACCGTGGCCGCGCGCCTCGAGGACGCCCGTCGCAAGCTGCAGTGATCGCCGGCAGCACCAGAACACACACGCACGACACGAGAGCTAGGGACTGACTGATGGCGGAACTCACTATCCGGCCCGACGAGATCCGGGACGCACTGGACCGGTTCGTCCAGGACTACACGCCCGACGCATCCTCCCGCGAGGAGGTCGGCACCGTCATCACCTCCGGTGACGGCATCGCCCGGGTCGAGGGCCTGCCCTCGGCCATGGCCAACGAGCTGCTCGAGTTCGAGAACGGCGTCCTCGGCATCGCCCTGAACCTCGACGTCCGCGAGATCGGCGTCGTGGTGCTCGGGAACTCCGAGGGCATCGAGGAGGGCTCCGCGGTCCGCCGCACCGGTGAGGTGCTCTCGGTCTCCGTCGGTGACGGCTACCTCGGCCGCGTGGTCGACGCCATGGGCAACCCGATCGACGGCCTGGGCGAGATCACCCCGCTGGACAGCCGTCGTCCGCTCGAGCTCCAGGCCGCCGGCGTGATGGACCGCCAGGAGGTCCGTGAGCCGATGCAGACCGGTCTGAAGGCCATCGACGCGATGATCCCGATCGGCCGCGGCCAGCGCCAGCTGATCATCGGTGACCGCAAGACCGGCAAGACCGCGATCGCGATCGACACGATCATCAACCAGAAGGCCAACTGGGAGTCCGGCGACCCGAGCAAGCAGGTCCGCTGCGTCTACGTGGCGATCGGCCAGAAGGGCTCGACCGTGGCCGAGCTCCGCGGTGCCCTCGAGGCGGCCGGCGCGCTGGAGTACACGACCATCGTGCACGCCCCCGCCTCGGACCCGGCCGGCTTCAAGTACATCGCGCCCTACACCGGCTCGGCCATCGGCCAGCACTGGATGTACGACGGCAAGCACGTCCTGATCGTCTTCGACGACCTGACCAAGCAGGCCGAGGCCTACCGCGCCATGTCGCTGCTGCTGCGTCGTCCCCCGGGCCGTGAGGCCTACCCCGGCGACGTCTTCTACCTCCACTCCCGGCTGCTGGAGCGTTGCGCCAAGCTCTCCAACGAGCTCGGCGGTGGCTCGATGACCGGTCTGCCGATCATCGAGACGAAGGCCAACGACGTGTCGGCCTACATCCCCACCAACGTCATCTCGATCACCGACGGCCAGATCTTCCTGCAGTCGGACCTGTTCAACGCCAACCAGCGTCCCGCCGTGGACGTCGGCGTCTCGGTCTCCCGGGTCGGTGGCGCGGCGCAGATCAAGGCGATGAAGGGTGTCGCGGGCTCGCTGAAGCTGAACCTGGCCCAGTACCGCGACATGCAGGCCTTCGCCATGTTCGCCTCCGACCTGGACGCCACCTCCCGGCGCCAGCTGGAGCGCGGTGCACGGCTGACCGAGCTGCTGCGTCAGGGCAACTACGCGCCCTACCCGGTGGAGGACCAGGTCGTCAGCGTCTGGGCCGGCACCACCGGTCTGTTCGACGACGTCCCGGTCGACGACGTGCTGCGCTTCGAGAACGAGCTGCTGGAGCACCTGCGCCACAACTCGCCGGTGCTGCAGACCATCCGCGAGACGCAGAAGTTCGACGACGACACCGCCGCTGCGCTGACCCAGGAGATCGCCCGCTTCAAGCAGGGCTTCCAGACCTCCGACGGCAAGCTCCTGGTGGGCAACGAGCAGTCCGAGGCGATCGAGGAAGAGGACATCGAGCAGGCGCAGATCGTCAAGGGCAAGCGGGGCTGATCGGGGATGCCAGCCAGCCTGCGCGAGCTCCGGCAACGCCGGAACTCCGTCACCACCACCAAGAAGATCACCCGTGCGGTGGAGCTCATCGCCGCGTCGCGGATCATCAAGGCCCAGCAGAAGGCCACGGCAGCTGCGCCGTACGCCCGAGAGCTGACCCGCGCGGTGTCGGCGGTGGCGACCTACTCTGAGGTCGACCACCCGCTGACCACCGAGCAGGAGAACCCGCGTCGGGCGGCCATGGTGCTGATCACGTCCGACCGCGGTCTGGCCGGTGCCTACTCCTCCTCGGTGATCAAGCAGGGCGAGGGGCTGGGCGAGCGGCTGCGGGAGAACGGCCTGGAGGTCGCTCCCTACCTGGTCGGGCGCAAGGCGGCCGCCTTCTACGGCTTCCGCCGTCGTGAGGTCGCCGGGGCGTGGGCGGGGTTCTCCGACTCCCCGAGCTACGCCGAGGCCCGTGAGATCGCCGACACGCTGATCGAGGCCTTCCTGACGCCGACCGAGGAGGGCGGGGTGGACGAGATCCACATCGTCTTCACCCGGTTCGTCTCGATGCTGACCCAGCGGCCGGAGGTGATCCGGCTCCTCCCCCTGGAGGTGGTGGAGGGCGAGGAGGGCTCGACGGAGAGCAGCGAGGTGTACCCGCTGTACGAGTTCGAGCCCGATCCCGCCACGGTGCTGGACGAGCTGCTGCCGCTCTACGTGGCCAGCCGGATCCAGTACTGCCTGCTGCAGTCCGCGGCCTCCGAGCTGGCCAGCCGGCAGCGGGCGATGAAGTCCGCGACGGACAATGCCGAACAGCTGATCGAGCGGCTGACGCGTGAGGCCAACCAGGCGCGCCAGGCGGAGATCACCCAGGAAATCAGCGAGATCGTCGGTGGCGCAGCTGCGCTGGCCGACGCTTCCGAGAGCGAGTGAGAAGACAATGACTGCGACTGTCAACGACACCCAGACGGGCCACGGAGACGGGGGGACCGGCGTCGGTCGGGTCGCCCGCGTCATCGGACCCGTGGTCGACGTGGAGTTCCCCGCCGACCAGATGCCGGACCTGCTGAACGCTCTGCTGGTGGACCTGGAGGTGATGGGGGAGAAGCGCACCCAGACCCTGGAGGTCGCCCTGCACGTGGGCGACAACATGGTCCGCGCCATCTCGCTGAAGCCGACCGACGGGCTGCAGCGCGGCACCGCCGTGCGCGACACGGGCCAGCCGATCTCGGTGCCCGTGGGTGAGGTCACCAAGGGCCACGTCTGGAACGTGACCGGTGAGGTGCTCAACGTCGACCCGTCGAGCATCACCATCGAGGAGCGCTGGCCGATCCACCGCGGCGCCCCCAAGTTCGACCAGCTGGAGAGCAAGACCGAGATGCTGGAGACCGGCATCAAGGTGCTGGACCTGCTGACCCCCTACGTCCAGGGCGGCAAGATCGGCCTGTTCGGCGGCGCCGGGGTGGGCAAGACGGTGCTCATCCAGGAGATGATCTACCGCATCGCCCACAACTTCGGTGGCACCTCGGTGTTCGCCGGCGTGGGCGAGCGCACCCGCGAGGGCAACGACCTGATCAACGAGATGGAGGAGGCTGGCGTCCTCAAGGACACCGCCCTCGTCTTCGGCCAGATGGACGAGCCGCCGGGCACCCGGCTGCGCGTCGCCCTCTCGGCGCTGACCATGGCGGAGTACTTCCGCGACGTGATGAGCCAGGACGTGCTGCTCTTCATCGACAACATCTTCCGGTTCACCCAGGCCGGCTCGGAGGTCTCCACCCTCCTCGGCCGGATGCCGTCCGCGGTGGGCTACCAGCCCAACCTGGCCGACGAGATGGGTCAGCTCCAGGAGCGGATCACCTCGACCCGTGGTCACTCGATCACCTCGATGCAGGCGATCTACGTCCCGGCCGACGACTACACCGACCCGGCCCCGGCGACCACCTTCGCCCACCTGGACGCCACCACCGAGCTCTCGCGCGAGATCGCCTCGCGTGGTCTCTACCCGGCCGTGGACCCGCTGTCCTCGACCAGCCGGATCCTGGACCCGCAGTACATCGGCCAGGAGCACTACGACGTGGCCGTCCGGGTGAAGCAGATCCTGCAGCGCAACAAGGAGCTGCAGGACATCATCGCCATCCTCGGTGTCGACGAGCTTTCCGAGGAGGACAAGATCGTCGTCAACCGGGCCCGCCGGATCCAGCAGTTCCTCAGCCAGAACACCTACATGGCCGAGAAGTTCACCCAGATCGAGGGCTCGAGCGTCCCGCTGAAGGACACCATCGAGTCGTTCAAGATGATCACCAACGGTGACGTGGACCACATCGCCGAGCAGGCCTTCTTCAACGTCGGTGGCATGGACATGGTCATGGAGAACTGGGACCGCATCCAGAAGGAAGGCTGAGCATGGCCGAGCAGACCCAGGGCGTGCTGCGCGTCGAGGTGGTCTCTGCCGACCGCTCGGTCTGGTCCGGTGAGGCGCGATCGGTCACGGCGCGCACCACCGAGGGCGACATCGGCATCCTGCCCGGCCACTCGCCGGTGCTCGGTGTGCTCGTCCCGTCGGGGGTGGAGATCCTCACCACCGACGGCCAGCGCGAGGTGGTGGCCGTGGACGGCGGTTTCGTCTCCGTCGCCCAGGGCCGGGTCTCGATCCTGAGCGAGTACGCCGCCATGGGTGGCGAGATCGACGCCGGCCGGGCCCGCACCCAGCTGGACGAGCTGCTCGGTCGCGTCGACGACCACGAGCCGGACGTCGAGCTGGAGGCGGCCATCGCCAGGGCGCGCGCCCAGGTGGCCGCCGCCGAGCGGGCTCGCTGACGGTCGGTCGGTCGGCCGCACGCGGGTAGGGTTCGTCCATGGAGTGGCTGGGGGTCGTCGAGGGCGTCCTCGTCGTCCTGGCCCTGGCGGTCCTGCCGCTCGTGCTCTTCGCCCTCCGCCGACGCTGGCTGGCCCGCCGCGGCAGCATGTTCGAGTGCGCGCTGCGGCTGAGCACCAGAGGCACACGAGCAGGGACCCCGGGCGCCGGTTGGGCGCTCGGGGTCGCTCGTTACAGCGGCGACCGGCTGGAGTGGTTCCGGGTGTTCTCCCTGGCCTTCCGGCCCCGGCTGGAGATCACCCGCCGCGGGACCACGGTGCTGGAGACCCGGGCCCCCGACGACGCCGAGGTCTCGGCGCTGTACGGCAACCAGCGGGTCGTGGTGCTGACCGACGCCGACGGCCAGCAGATCGAGCTGGCGATGGAGGGGGGCTCGGTGACGGGGTTCCTCTCCTGGCTGGAGGCCGCACCCCCGGAGACCTGCTACCCCGTCTGACAGCCACGGCTGCCCGTGGGCGTCCTGGCCCGGGGCGGAGGGTCCCGCGTCCTAGGGTGGGGGTCATGGTGGTCATCTCGAAGGTCTACACCCGCACCGGCGACGGCGGGCGGACACGGCTGTCCGACATGTCGGAGACGTCGAAGACCGACCCCCGCGTCGACGCCTACGGCGACGTGGACGAGGCCAACTCCGTCATCGGCGTGGTCCTGGCCACCG
The sequence above is a segment of the Auraticoccus monumenti genome. Coding sequences within it:
- a CDS encoding F0F1 ATP synthase subunit B, which gives rise to MPVLETSTGIDFGPLLPHYLSEIVMGILLMVVIYLVMRAKVVPAFEKMYEERRASIEGGMEKAEAAQREAEAALVEYKAQLADARAEAARIREDAKNQGAQILAEMREEAQAESARIRSQAHTAIEAERTQVVAQLRSEVGGLATTLAGRIVGESLDDDERARRTVERFLVDLESQPAAQQTTAGSGTA
- a CDS encoding F0F1 ATP synthase subunit delta translates to MSQTTRAEDTRLSVLDGVLDGQHDVAVASDLFAVVDLLESQPAVRRALTDPGRAVRFRQQLATNLLHGRVSEAALAVVRAATEHRWASGSTFVAALERQGVRAELRGSAGGGELDEIEDELFRFGRLVASDQELRHAVSDRSRSLQGRQELVARLLVGKVRPATAALAVRAVKGREHNFDRTLDSYLELAAQTRQRSVATVRVARPLDDDQAARLRAALSRQAGRDVAMHVVVDPEVLGGIRVELGDELIEGTVAARLEDARRKLQ
- the atpA gene encoding F0F1 ATP synthase subunit alpha, whose amino-acid sequence is MAELTIRPDEIRDALDRFVQDYTPDASSREEVGTVITSGDGIARVEGLPSAMANELLEFENGVLGIALNLDVREIGVVVLGNSEGIEEGSAVRRTGEVLSVSVGDGYLGRVVDAMGNPIDGLGEITPLDSRRPLELQAAGVMDRQEVREPMQTGLKAIDAMIPIGRGQRQLIIGDRKTGKTAIAIDTIINQKANWESGDPSKQVRCVYVAIGQKGSTVAELRGALEAAGALEYTTIVHAPASDPAGFKYIAPYTGSAIGQHWMYDGKHVLIVFDDLTKQAEAYRAMSLLLRRPPGREAYPGDVFYLHSRLLERCAKLSNELGGGSMTGLPIIETKANDVSAYIPTNVISITDGQIFLQSDLFNANQRPAVDVGVSVSRVGGAAQIKAMKGVAGSLKLNLAQYRDMQAFAMFASDLDATSRRQLERGARLTELLRQGNYAPYPVEDQVVSVWAGTTGLFDDVPVDDVLRFENELLEHLRHNSPVLQTIRETQKFDDDTAAALTQEIARFKQGFQTSDGKLLVGNEQSEAIEEEDIEQAQIVKGKRG
- a CDS encoding F0F1 ATP synthase subunit gamma → MPASLRELRQRRNSVTTTKKITRAVELIAASRIIKAQQKATAAAPYARELTRAVSAVATYSEVDHPLTTEQENPRRAAMVLITSDRGLAGAYSSSVIKQGEGLGERLRENGLEVAPYLVGRKAAAFYGFRRREVAGAWAGFSDSPSYAEAREIADTLIEAFLTPTEEGGVDEIHIVFTRFVSMLTQRPEVIRLLPLEVVEGEEGSTESSEVYPLYEFEPDPATVLDELLPLYVASRIQYCLLQSAASELASRQRAMKSATDNAEQLIERLTREANQARQAEITQEISEIVGGAAALADASESE
- the atpD gene encoding F0F1 ATP synthase subunit beta translates to MTATVNDTQTGHGDGGTGVGRVARVIGPVVDVEFPADQMPDLLNALLVDLEVMGEKRTQTLEVALHVGDNMVRAISLKPTDGLQRGTAVRDTGQPISVPVGEVTKGHVWNVTGEVLNVDPSSITIEERWPIHRGAPKFDQLESKTEMLETGIKVLDLLTPYVQGGKIGLFGGAGVGKTVLIQEMIYRIAHNFGGTSVFAGVGERTREGNDLINEMEEAGVLKDTALVFGQMDEPPGTRLRVALSALTMAEYFRDVMSQDVLLFIDNIFRFTQAGSEVSTLLGRMPSAVGYQPNLADEMGQLQERITSTRGHSITSMQAIYVPADDYTDPAPATTFAHLDATTELSREIASRGLYPAVDPLSSTSRILDPQYIGQEHYDVAVRVKQILQRNKELQDIIAILGVDELSEEDKIVVNRARRIQQFLSQNTYMAEKFTQIEGSSVPLKDTIESFKMITNGDVDHIAEQAFFNVGGMDMVMENWDRIQKEG
- a CDS encoding F0F1 ATP synthase subunit epsilon, translated to MAEQTQGVLRVEVVSADRSVWSGEARSVTARTTEGDIGILPGHSPVLGVLVPSGVEILTTDGQREVVAVDGGFVSVAQGRVSILSEYAAMGGEIDAGRARTQLDELLGRVDDHEPDVELEAAIARARAQVAAAERAR
- a CDS encoding DUF2550 domain-containing protein, which encodes MEWLGVVEGVLVVLALAVLPLVLFALRRRWLARRGSMFECALRLSTRGTRAGTPGAGWALGVARYSGDRLEWFRVFSLAFRPRLEITRRGTTVLETRAPDDAEVSALYGNQRVVVLTDADGQQIELAMEGGSVTGFLSWLEAAPPETCYPV